Proteins from a genomic interval of Streptomyces sp. NBC_01445:
- the pfkB gene encoding 1-phosphofructokinase — translation MILTVTPNPSLDRTYEVPALDRGEVLRATGERMDPGGKGVNVSRAVAAAGAPTLAVLPLGGAPGALVAELLDAQGISVDPVPVAGQTRSNIALAEPDGTLTKINAPGPELTPEEAESLLTVVGERSAGADWIACCGSLPRGLAPPWYAELVARAHAAGARIALDTSGPALLAALRERPDVVKPNAEELAEAVGRPLATVGDALKAAEELRDLGARAVLASLGSDGQLLVDGTGSWFATAPVDTVRSNVGAGDSSLAGFLIAGGTGPRALASAVAHGAAAVQLPGSAMPTPADLDPDAVTLTSDVPLDRALKEPAP, via the coding sequence ATGATCCTCACCGTCACTCCCAATCCGTCCCTGGACCGCACCTACGAGGTCCCCGCACTCGACCGGGGCGAGGTCCTGCGCGCCACCGGGGAGCGCATGGACCCGGGGGGCAAGGGCGTCAACGTCTCGCGGGCCGTCGCCGCCGCCGGCGCCCCCACACTCGCCGTGCTCCCGCTGGGCGGCGCGCCCGGCGCCCTGGTCGCCGAACTCCTCGACGCCCAGGGGATCAGCGTCGACCCCGTACCCGTAGCCGGACAGACCCGGTCCAACATCGCGCTCGCCGAGCCGGACGGAACCCTGACGAAGATCAACGCGCCGGGGCCCGAACTCACTCCGGAAGAAGCCGAGTCGCTACTGACCGTCGTCGGCGAGCGCTCCGCGGGCGCCGACTGGATCGCCTGCTGTGGCAGCCTCCCGCGCGGCCTCGCCCCGCCGTGGTACGCCGAGCTGGTAGCCCGCGCCCACGCGGCCGGCGCCCGTATCGCCCTCGACACCTCGGGCCCGGCCCTCCTCGCGGCCCTGCGCGAACGGCCCGACGTCGTCAAGCCGAACGCGGAGGAGCTCGCCGAGGCGGTCGGACGTCCGCTCGCCACCGTCGGCGACGCCCTCAAGGCGGCCGAGGAGCTGCGGGACCTCGGCGCGCGCGCCGTACTCGCCTCCCTCGGCTCGGACGGGCAGCTGCTCGTGGACGGCACGGGCTCCTGGTTCGCCACCGCCCCGGTCGACACCGTCCGCAGCAACGTCGGAGCGGGCGACTCCTCCCTGGCCGGCTTCCTCATCGCGGGCGGCACCGGTCCGCGGGCGCTGGCCTCGGCCGTCGCCCACGGAGCCGCGGCGGTCCAGCTCCCGGGCAGCGCGATGCCGACCCCGGCCGACCTGGACCCGGACGCGGTGACTCTCACGTCGGACGTCCCGCTGGACCGCGCACTGAAGGAGCCCGCGCCATGA
- a CDS encoding PTS fructose transporter subunit IIABC — MSEMITADLVDLDLSADTKEAAARALAERMAARGRVTDLDGFLADVAAREAQMPTGLDGGIGIPHCRSEHVTEPTLAFGRSADGIDFGAPDGPADLIFLIAAPAGADDAHLTILSSLARQLMDEDFKAALRTATDAGATAALIRGDEPEPTPEPESTPEPEPTPEPTAEMEPTPETETAPAAPAAKFKIVAVTSCPTGIAHTYMAAESLEKAGLAAGDVEVVVETQGSAGFTRLAPEVIAAADGVIFAHDVPVREKDRFAGKPTVDVGVKAGINRPAALIGEVREKAARGETTSGAASATPVDRAGDTGDSYGTKLRKWLMSGVSYMVPFVAAGGLLIALGFAIGGYTINKAPSVAEHFVWTQTDSWAALLFQVGSVAFAFLVPVLAGFIAYGMADRPGLVPGFVGGSIALTINAGFLGGLAAGLIAGGVVMAIQKVHVPPVLRGIMPVVVIPLVSSAVVGFLMFLVIGKPIASLQRALTDWLNSLSGANAIILGVILGLMMCFDLGGPLNKVAYAFAVGGLANPTEGSLKVMAAVMAAGMVPPLAMALATTVRGRLFTRTERENGKAAWVLGASFITEGAIPFAAADPLRVIPASMAGGAVTGALSMAFGCTLRAPHGGIFVVPLIGNPFLYLIAIAAGVCVSTALVVILKGMRKSAPEGGADGAGDATAQKGEEPKIPVAA, encoded by the coding sequence ATGAGCGAGATGATCACCGCGGACCTGGTCGATCTCGACCTGTCCGCCGACACCAAAGAGGCGGCGGCCCGCGCCCTCGCCGAACGGATGGCCGCCCGGGGCCGGGTGACCGACCTGGACGGCTTCCTGGCCGACGTCGCGGCCCGCGAGGCGCAGATGCCGACCGGCCTCGACGGCGGCATCGGCATCCCGCACTGCCGTAGCGAGCACGTCACCGAGCCGACCCTCGCCTTCGGCCGCAGCGCCGACGGGATCGACTTCGGGGCGCCGGACGGCCCGGCCGACCTGATCTTCCTCATCGCCGCGCCGGCCGGAGCGGACGACGCCCACCTCACCATCCTGTCGTCGCTGGCACGGCAGTTGATGGACGAGGACTTCAAGGCGGCGCTGCGCACGGCGACCGACGCGGGGGCCACGGCGGCGCTGATCCGCGGGGACGAACCCGAGCCCACGCCCGAGCCGGAGTCCACGCCCGAGCCGGAGCCCACACCCGAGCCCACTGCCGAGATGGAGCCCACGCCCGAGACCGAGACCGCTCCCGCGGCCCCCGCCGCGAAGTTCAAGATCGTGGCAGTCACCTCCTGCCCCACCGGCATCGCCCACACCTACATGGCGGCCGAGTCCCTGGAGAAGGCCGGCCTGGCGGCGGGGGACGTGGAGGTGGTGGTCGAGACGCAGGGCTCGGCCGGGTTCACCCGTCTCGCCCCGGAGGTGATCGCCGCCGCGGATGGCGTGATCTTCGCGCACGACGTGCCCGTACGGGAGAAGGACCGCTTCGCCGGGAAGCCCACCGTCGACGTCGGCGTGAAGGCCGGCATCAACCGGCCCGCCGCACTCATCGGCGAGGTACGCGAGAAGGCCGCGCGCGGCGAGACGACGTCGGGCGCCGCGTCCGCGACCCCCGTGGACCGGGCCGGTGACACCGGCGACAGTTACGGCACCAAGCTGCGCAAGTGGCTGATGAGCGGCGTCAGTTACATGGTCCCCTTCGTCGCGGCCGGCGGTCTCCTCATCGCCCTCGGCTTCGCGATCGGCGGCTACACCATCAACAAGGCGCCGTCCGTCGCCGAGCACTTCGTGTGGACCCAGACCGACAGCTGGGCCGCGCTGCTCTTCCAGGTCGGCTCCGTCGCCTTCGCGTTCCTCGTCCCGGTCCTCGCGGGCTTCATCGCGTACGGGATGGCCGACCGGCCGGGGCTCGTGCCCGGGTTCGTCGGCGGTTCGATCGCGCTCACCATCAACGCCGGCTTCCTCGGCGGCCTCGCCGCCGGTCTCATCGCGGGCGGCGTCGTGATGGCGATCCAGAAGGTGCACGTGCCCCCCGTGCTGCGGGGGATCATGCCGGTGGTCGTCATCCCGCTGGTCTCCTCCGCGGTGGTCGGCTTCCTGATGTTCCTCGTCATCGGCAAGCCCATCGCCTCCCTCCAGCGCGCCCTGACGGACTGGCTGAACTCCCTGTCCGGCGCCAACGCGATCATCCTCGGAGTCATCCTCGGCCTGATGATGTGCTTCGACCTGGGCGGCCCGCTGAACAAGGTCGCCTACGCCTTCGCGGTCGGCGGCCTCGCGAACCCCACCGAGGGTTCGCTCAAGGTCATGGCCGCGGTGATGGCCGCCGGCATGGTCCCGCCGCTGGCCATGGCCCTCGCGACGACCGTGCGCGGCCGGCTCTTCACCAGGACCGAGCGCGAGAACGGCAAGGCGGCCTGGGTGCTCGGCGCCTCGTTCATCACGGAGGGCGCGATCCCGTTCGCGGCGGCGGACCCGCTGCGCGTCATCCCCGCCTCGATGGCGGGCGGCGCGGTCACCGGCGCGCTGTCGATGGCCTTCGGCTGCACCCTGCGCGCCCCGCACGGCGGCATCTTCGTGGTCCCGCTGATCGGCAACCCGTTCCTCTACCTCATCGCGATCGCCGCCGGTGTCTGTGTGTCGACGGCCTTGGTAGTGATCCTGAAGGGTATGCGGAAGTCCGCGCCCGAGGGCGGGGCGGACGGGGCGGGTGACGCGACGGCGCAGAAGGGGGAGGAGCCGAAGATACCGGTGGCCGCCTGA
- a CDS encoding DeoR/GlpR family DNA-binding transcription regulator: MYAPERQQEILRLARDGGRVDVLSLAEEFQVTAETIRRDLKTLDRAGLVRRVHGGAIPAGRLDFEPDVAEREGTAADEKDRIARLALAELPEDGTVILDAGTTVARLAAALPLESTLTVVTHGLPVAARLADHPGIQLHLVGGRVRHRTRAAVDAWALRAYGEIRADVLFLAANGFSAEHGLTTPDLAEAAVKRAAVSAARRVVLLADAAKYGQEHFARFGDLGDVDVLITDSGLSDADADAIEKGGTEVVRA, encoded by the coding sequence ATGTACGCACCGGAGCGGCAGCAGGAGATCCTCCGTCTCGCGCGTGACGGAGGACGCGTGGACGTGCTGTCACTCGCCGAGGAGTTCCAAGTCACCGCGGAGACCATCCGCCGTGACCTGAAGACCCTGGACAGGGCCGGTCTCGTACGGCGTGTGCACGGCGGTGCCATACCGGCCGGGCGGCTCGACTTCGAGCCCGACGTCGCCGAGCGCGAGGGCACCGCGGCCGACGAGAAGGACCGCATCGCCCGGCTCGCGCTCGCCGAGCTGCCCGAGGACGGCACGGTGATCCTCGACGCGGGCACCACCGTCGCCCGCCTCGCCGCGGCCCTGCCTCTGGAGTCGACGCTCACCGTCGTCACCCACGGCCTGCCCGTCGCGGCCCGCCTCGCCGACCACCCCGGCATCCAGCTGCACCTCGTCGGAGGCCGCGTCCGCCACCGCACCCGCGCCGCCGTCGACGCCTGGGCCCTGCGGGCGTACGGGGAGATCCGCGCCGACGTCCTCTTCCTCGCGGCCAACGGGTTCTCCGCCGAACACGGCCTCACCACGCCCGACCTCGCCGAGGCCGCCGTGAAGCGCGCGGCCGTCTCCGCCGCCCGCAGGGTGGTGCTGCTCGCCGACGCCGCCAAGTACGGGCAGGAGCACTTCGCCCGCTTCGGCGACCTGGGCGACGTGGACGTGCTGATCACCGACAGCGGCCTCAGTGACGCGGACGCGGACGCCATCGAGAAGGGCGGCACGGAGGTGGTCCGCGCATGA